The Chryseobacterium oranimense genome contains the following window.
GCTGGACTACCTGTATAAAACACCGTCCATCAAAATTGAAGCGGAAGGCGTAATGCCTATTGCCCACCACCTGATGATCCATCCTGATCACAATATGGAGGATATAGAAAAAATATATTCGCATCCACAGGCTTTAGCACAAAGCTTTCATTTTCTGGACAGCCATTTTAAGGAAATAACGAGACAGGATTTTTCTTCTACAGCAGCAGCTGCAAAATACGTTTCCGAGAATAAGGATTTAAAAATAGCCGCCGTAGCCAACCAGTTTGCCGCCAATTTATATGGACTGAAAATCGTGCAGAGGAATATTCAGGATTTTGAACAGAATCATACCCGTTTTATCGTGATTACCAAGCAGCAACCTGACTATCACAATACAGATCTTGAAGTTTTAGGCGAAAAATCAGGCATGCTCATCAATCTTCCGGAGGATCATGCCGGTGGGCTTCACCAGGTGCTTTCGGTTTTTGCCTGGAGAAAAATGAACCTCAGCAAAATTGAATCCCGGACTCTGAAGACAGGTCTTGGCAACTATTTTTTCTTTATCAATGTAGTTGGAAAATGGGAAGAGGTACTTCACGGCAACGCTCTTCTGGAACTTGAATCAATTAATGCGGAAGTGGATTTCCTTGGAAATTACAAAGAATTCCTTCTCGAAAGTTAAAAATATAACATAGAAGAATTTAACACTGCTTTTACGGCAGTGTTTTTTTTATTTATAGCCTGTGACATCTTGACAGGCTGTTTTCCTGCCACATCAGCAGCTTATACTGTCACAAAAAGTGACACTTTAAACATTTAGAAAAAAATATTTAATTCATTTAATAGAGATATATGAAAATAAATATCTATTTTTACTTCAATATAATTTTTAAAATAACAACTCATAACCACATTACGGAATAATATGCATTTTATAATAAAAATATATTTAAAATATTCACATCATAACAAATATTTAATTGAATAAATCATAATACAAGGCATGATTTTTGCATTCATCTTCAAGAAAACTAACTAAAAAACTTACTTATGAAAACCAAAATTTACAGCTTGCTTCTAGCTCTATCTGCAGCTTCAGCATTTTCCCAAGTCGGAATCAACACAGCTACTCCATCTGCCACATTGGATATTAACGGAACCTTGAAAGTAAGGGATACTCAGATGATACCCGCTTTACCCGGATATACCCTTATGGTAGTCAATGACGGAACATTTCAAGTTGCCAAAGTAGACCCGCAGCTCATTATTGATGCCGCCACAGCCGCAGCCGGTACTAATGCTACCGTATATGCAGCCAAAAAAACTTCAGGAATCAGCTTATTAAGTTTAGGATTATTTCCTTCAGGATTCAGAGCAGTCAACTTTCTTGCTGCTGAAAGATCAATAGGAAGTGGAGCTTTATTCTCAGACACCGATAATACATACACCATTCCATCTGCAGGAGTATATGCAATTGGATTTACCTTTAAATACGGTACCGGACTACAGGCTTCTATCCTTGCCAACTCACCCGGTGTGGGAATTCTAAGAACAAGAGCCGGTGTAGCAACAATAATAGATAACCGCCCATTTAGTGGAGCCAATCTTATTTTATTGAGTTTAACGATTTCTGAAACCAGCCTTAACTCAATTTATTCTTTCCAGGCTGGAGATAAAATTTCCTTTGGACTTACAGGTTCGACGGCATTGGATGTAAGCTTACTTGGGGCGAGTGTTGCCTCTTTCTACATCTACAAAGTATCAAATTAAAAAATAAATTTAATCACTCTGCACGGTTAATCCATCACAGAATATGTGGTGGATTAATTTTTTATCCTGTTACAATTAGTTTATATTTGATAAAAAACTAAAGAATGGGCGGAATGCTTCTGACGATATTAATCATAATCATCATCTTTTTTGTCTTCAACCATCTTAATAACAAGATCAGGAAGCTTGAAAAGGAGGTTTTTGATCTGAATCTGAAAATCAATCAGCCACAACAAGATGCAGAAACGCATTACCAGCCGGTACTGAATGAAGAAACCACCGAAATTCATCAGCCGCAGGATATTATTACTCCTATACAAATAATCCCTGACGAACCACCTGCACTCCCGGAAAAAGACTGGCTTGAACCTGTTTTTAATTTTTTAAAGCAAAATATCCTTACCATTATCGGAATTTTCACACTGGTTCTTGGAATCGGTTATTTTGTAAAATATGCAATTGACAAAGACTGGATCGGAGAAAGTGCAAGAGCAGGAATAGGCCTGGCTGTCGGGGCAGGAATTATGCTGACAGGACATTTTCTGAGGAAAAATTATGCTGTTTTTGCTTCCATCATTACCGGAGGCGGAATTGCTGTACTCTATTTTACAACCACAATTGCATTCCGGGAATACCATATGTTTACCCAGAATACTGCTTTTGTTGTTACTACCTTGGTTACTGTAATTTCCATTGCTCTGGCTCATTATTACAAGAGCGAAGTTCTGATTATTTTTGCCTTACTGGGCGGGTTTTCAGCACCTTTGATGATCAGTACCGGTGAGAGCAATTATCTTTTCCTTTTCACCTATCTTACGCTCCTGAATATCGGCATGCTGGCCACCGCCTTTTTAAAAGAATGGAAGAGTGTGGGCTGGACGTCTTATATTTTCACCTGCATCTATCTTTTCTTCTGGACTATAAAGCAGCCTGAGCTTCTGAGTATCGTTTTTTATATGATCAACTATGTTATTTTCTACATTTTTGCTCTCCGGAATCATTTCAAAAAGGATGCACTTTCATCATGGGACACATTGATGCTGGTAGCAATTAATTTTTCCAGCATTATCGGGTTGATTTATATATTCAACACACTAAACTATGAACCCGTCATTATCTTCCCGCTTCTTTTTGCAGCGCTTAACGGTATACTTCTTTTAAGGGAATATGGAAAAAAGAGTTTTGGGTTCAGCTATTCTATTTTTGCAGCGCTTACCATAAGCCTGATAACAGTGGCGGTTGCTCTTCAGTTCAAGAGCCATCTCATTACGAGTGTTTGGGCAATAGAAGCCTCGCTGCTGCTTTATATCTGGAAAAAAAGCGGCCATAGTATTTTTAAAACATGTTTTTATGTTCTGTTTCCGCTTGTCATCATTGCACAGATCATAACATGGTCGGAATATCTGAACAAAGAGCATATGGGTATTATATTTAATCCTGTCTTTTTAACCAGTCTTGTCACTGTTACAACTACGATCATCAATCTTTTCCTGTTAAAAAAGATCAATGAGTCCCATAAACAGGAAGACAGTTTTTTTGAAAACGTTTTTGCCGTTGTAAGCTACAGTATTATCTACATTGCGCTTCTTCTGGAGATCACCTATCAGATTTCGGACATGCCCTGGCCGGCTATTACAAGTATTGGCCTTCTGTTCAGCATCTATTATATCTTTACGCTGATGATATTCAGGAAAAGGCTGGATATCGGCAGTATAATTCATACAGGTCTTATCTACCTGTTTCTTATCCTGATTGTTTTGAATGCTTCATTTGCGGCTTCAGCAGTTGTTAATGCTGTTTTACAGAAAAAACTTACAACCGGTTTTTACATGATCCACCTTCTGCACTGGATTCCTTTTGTATATGTTTTGTGGAATACAGCTTCCAATTCAGATTTTTACAAAACCAGGATTTCTTACTGGATGGTTTCTGTAACACTTATTATTGCTATAAGCTGCGGGTTCTACCATACCTATATTCTCAGCTCCGTAAATGACATGTCCCTTGTG
Protein-coding sequences here:
- the pheA gene encoding prephenate dehydratase, giving the protein MKIAFLGPHASFTQLAATQLFPGEELLPQANILDCFNAVNNGEAEKAVVPLENSIEGTVSMTLDYLYKTPSIKIEAEGVMPIAHHLMIHPDHNMEDIEKIYSHPQALAQSFHFLDSHFKEITRQDFSSTAAAAKYVSENKDLKIAAVANQFAANLYGLKIVQRNIQDFEQNHTRFIVITKQQPDYHNTDLEVLGEKSGMLINLPEDHAGGLHQVLSVFAWRKMNLSKIESRTLKTGLGNYFFFINVVGKWEEVLHGNALLELESINAEVDFLGNYKEFLLES
- a CDS encoding DUF2339 domain-containing protein, which translates into the protein MGGMLLTILIIIIIFFVFNHLNNKIRKLEKEVFDLNLKINQPQQDAETHYQPVLNEETTEIHQPQDIITPIQIIPDEPPALPEKDWLEPVFNFLKQNILTIIGIFTLVLGIGYFVKYAIDKDWIGESARAGIGLAVGAGIMLTGHFLRKNYAVFASIITGGGIAVLYFTTTIAFREYHMFTQNTAFVVTTLVTVISIALAHYYKSEVLIIFALLGGFSAPLMISTGESNYLFLFTYLTLLNIGMLATAFLKEWKSVGWTSYIFTCIYLFFWTIKQPELLSIVFYMINYVIFYIFALRNHFKKDALSSWDTLMLVAINFSSIIGLIYIFNTLNYEPVIIFPLLFAALNGILLLREYGKKSFGFSYSIFAALTISLITVAVALQFKSHLITSVWAIEASLLLYIWKKSGHSIFKTCFYVLFPLVIIAQIITWSEYLNKEHMGIIFNPVFLTSLVTVTTTIINLFLLKKINESHKQEDSFFENVFAVVSYSIIYIALLLEITYQISDMPWPAITSIGLLFSIYYIFTLMIFRKRLDIGSIIHTGLIYLFLILIVLNASFAASAVVNAVLQKKLTTGFYMIHLLHWIPFVYVLWNTASNSDFYKTRISYWMVSVTLIIAISCGFYHTYILSSVNDMSLVYKAKEHFNILYLPIIWTVLSSIFIYISLKRNIPEYSRIGFALTGIMVLKLYSYDVWQMDNISRITAFIILGIILLLSSFTFQRLKNIIKNMVDKKEEEEEKES